The DNA window ACTAATATatacccatatatatatatatatgtatatatatttacgcttatatgtacacattttCCCTATGAACAGATATCAATACTGGGAAGCGGAAACTGGGCTAGCGCAATTAGCAAGATTGTTGGTACCAATgcaaaaaacaattatttatttgaaaatgaagtaaaaatgTGGATTCGAGATGAAATAGTAAACGGAGAGAAAATGGTGgacataattaataaaaaacatgaaaataCCAAATATTTACAGGGTGTTCCTTTACCGCATAATATTGTGGCTTATTCTGATATGTCTAAGGTTATAAATAATGCTGATTTATTGATATTTATTATCCCATCACAATATTTGGAAAGTgtattacatttaattaaagaAGACAAATCaattaaaatagaaaaacatGTAAAAGCCATATCATTAACAAAGGGTTTCATtgtcaaaaataataaaatgatactctgttcaaaatatattagtaattCTTTGGATGTTCCTTGTTGTGCATTGTCTGGTGCTAACATTGCTATGGTAAGTAAAACAAACTTAAAgagtgcatacatatatatttatattagtcGTTgtaaaacaacaaaaaaagaatgcatatatacttatgtaaaTGAGCTTGCttattattgatatattacgttttcataatatgcgcatatacatataatttgtatctatttaaattcttttatataacagGATGTTGCAATGGAATGCTTCTCAGAAGCTACAATTGGAGGAGATGACAAAGACGCATTACCAATTTGGCAAAGGGTCTTTGATATgccttattttaaaataaattgcgTTAATGAATCAACTGGAGTTGaagtaggaaaaaaaaaaaaaaaaaagaaacaccAAACAGTTGCACACACTGCAAATGTATAAAAGCAATAcgatacctttttttttttttttttttatcataatatataatatatattatatattatatgttatatattatatgttatatattatatgttatatattatatgttatatattatatgttatatattatatgttatatattatatgttatatattatatgttatatattatatgttacgTGTTATACGTTATATACCACGTGTTGTATATTATGTcttatgaattatattttgtgcTACTTAGATTTGTGGAgccttaaaaaatattataacgtTAGCAGCTGGATTTTGTGATGGTCTAAATGTTTCTCCAAATTCCAAGTCGGCAATTATACGAATTGGAATTAACGAAACAATgctttttgcaaaaaaattttttaattactcgGATGTTAGCATACTTCTTGAAAGTTGTGGAATTGCTGATATTATTACTTCCTTTTTAGGGGGAAGGAATGCAAAATGTTCTGCTGAGTTTGTAAGGTGCCAGTTGAAAAAGTCATGGGAAGAACTGGAGAATGAAATACTCAAGGGGCAAAAATTACAGGTTAATGATTCTTTCATtatatggaaatatataaattaaagcGTACACACACAAAGCACtttgaaaggaaaaaaaaaaaaaaatatacatatatacatatatatataagcatataaacatacatacatataaggaataaaaataatgctgtaaaaatacatatagtAAGCACACATAAGGGGGTAACCTGTTagctaatatatatttcgatttaacaaaaaaaaaaatttttctttttacagGGAACTGTgactttaaaatatgtttaccAAATGATTAAAGAAAGTAATGCAACCCATGAATTTCCCCTTTTTACGATTCTTcataaaatttcatttgaAAATGAAGAGCCcacaaatttattaaaaacatttatgaATTACACAATTTCGACAGTAAACCCTTGATGTAAATGttaatgtatatacgtatgtatatacacgtgtatgtatttatttatatgtgtatatatgtatatacacacgTATCATATACGGCTATCACCTTAAATAATATGTgtaaaataatgtttttgtttaatttttactataaaTCATGATTTTGCTTCCACATTTTATTTCAGATAAATTCTTATATTGTACATTATTAActgttcattatttttattctttttaaaagataaaaatacaattaatGTAGTATAAATGTGGCTTAAATCAAACAATTGGAATAATTCatcttcatatatttttctttgattttttattaaaaattaaaaaaaaaaaaggagacacgtgaaaaaatatataattatcgcttaacaaatatatatatgtatatgcacatatatatattaaaatattgtgGTTCgatgtattttttgttttgattAAATAATTAGAAAATGTTGTCaacaaaaaattgaaaaaatatatcacaaaaaataagttaGGTAATGTATCTtgaatattacatattatgtaaataatacacatgtatttttatttccaccAAATGAACCTCAAAAAGAAAGGATTAAACTAAAAATCTGAATTGAAGTTAAGGGAATATAATCTTTAAATACAGACATTCATGTATGTTGTAAGTGTGTTTACcagaataaattaaaattaaaaataaaatttaaatatcaATGTTGGGCAATATCttgaattaattattatttcgtAATTTTTACCTTCATttctttgaatatatatatgtatatacacacacata is part of the Plasmodium malariae genome assembly, chromosome: 14 genome and encodes:
- the PmUG01_14051000 gene encoding glycerol-3-phosphate dehydrogenase, putative, producing MYRNLLDILKEGPLKISILGSGNWASAISKIVGTNAKNNYLFENEVKMWIRDEIVNGEKMVDIINKKHENTKYLQGVPLPHNIVAYSDMSKVINNADLLIFIIPSQYLESVLHLIKEDKSIKIEKHVKAISLTKGFIVKNNKMILCSKYISNSLDVPCCALSGANIAMDVAMECFSEATIGGDDKDALPIWQRVFDMPYFKINCVNESTGVEICGALKNIITLAAGFCDGLNVSPNSKSAIIRIGINETMLFAKKFFNYSDVSILLESCGIADIITSFLGGRNAKCSAEFVRCQLKKSWEELENEILKGQKLQGTVTLKYVYQMIKESNATHEFPLFTILHKISFENEEPTNLLKTFMNYTISTVNP